CAAGGTCAGGCCGTTTTCCGATCTGCAGAAGCGGCTCAATCGCAAGACGGCCGGCCCGAAACTGTTGCGCGAGTACCCTGCCGCGATCCGTGCCTATGACCTTCTGGCCCTGGAGGGGACGGACCTGCGCGACCGTCCCCTCGCCGACCGTCGCAAGCTGCTTGAAGATTTCGTGCAAGGACTTTCCAATCCCCGAATTGACCTCTCGCCAATGGTGGAGGTGGCCAGCTGGGAGGAGATCACGGCGGCGCGTGCAGCTCCGCAGGATCATCTGGCTGAGGCCGACGCGGAGGCCGTTGAAGGTCTGATGCTGAAACGCTGGGATGCACCCTATGTGCCGGGCCGCCCAAAGGGGCAATGGTTCAAATGGAAGCGCGAGCCGCATCTGGTCGACGCTGTCCTGATGTATGCACAAAGAGGTCACGGCAAACGATCGTCTTTCTATTCCGATTACACGTTCGGTGTCTGGCGAGACGGGGACAACGGGCTCGAACTTGTGCCCGTCGGCAAGGCCTATTTCGGCTTCACCGACGAAGAGCTCAGGGAAATCGACCGGTTCGTGCGCAACAACACGACCAACCGCTTCGGCCCTGTGCGGGAAGTGGCCTACGGTCCCGAGACGGGCCTGGTTCTGGAAGTGGCGTTTGAGGGTCTCAATCGGTCCGGGCGTCACAAATCGGGTGTTGCCATGCGGTTTCCCAGGATCGCACGCCTTCGTTGGGACAAACCGGCTGCCGAGGCGGACCGGCTGGAAACACTGGAAGCCCTGCTGCCGCGTGAAACAGGGTGACGCTCTGGTGACACTTGGCGAAAAAGCCGGGATTGGTCGTGCTTTGGCCATGGAATCATGTCAGGTCTTGAACACCTGAACACAGCCGGTGCCTGCCGGCATCGGAAAGGCGACATGATGACACGTGATACCTTGAAGACGCTGATTGCCGGTGGACTGACCGCGCTGATGCTCAGTGCTGGGGCCGCTGCGCAGGACAACATGTCCCAAGCTGATGCGGAAGCCGTAAGCGAGGGCAGACCGGACCGGTTCTCCCTGGTCGCCGTTGATGACGAGATCCTGCGCGTGGATCGTCAGAATGGCACGGTGTCGATCTGCCAGGAGCGCAATGACGCCTGGCGCTGCAACCCCGTTCCGCTTGCCGAAGAAGCCTACCTTGCGGAGATCAGCGAACTTGCTGGCGAAGTGGACCGCCTGAGTGCCCGGCTTGAACAGCTGGAGAGTGGGGATGGCGGCCCGGACCGGCAACTGCCGCCCGGATCCGCTCTGGACCGCTCCGAACGGGACAAGGATGACACCACGTCGCTCTTGAGCGAAGAGGATGAGGAGCTTGAGAAGGTTCTCACCTTTACCGAAAGCGCAATGCGGCGCTTCTTCGGCATGGTCCGCGACCTGCAGAAGGACCTTGACGGCGAGGGGAACTGAGCCGGAAAAGCGCCTTAGTCGATCAGCATCTTGTTGATGGCCTGATGCGCCTCCGGAGGCAGCTCCACGGCCGCTCTTTTTTCAAGATCCATGGTCAGGGCAATCACGTCGAGCGTTGCCACAAGCCGGCTTGTCCGGCTTTCAAACAGGTGATGACGCATGGCGAATGTCTTTGCGCTGACGCCGGTAAAGCCGGACAGGACAATCATCGTGTCGCCCGATTTCAGCGGGGTGGCCCAGGTGAGCTTCATTTCCACTGCGACCCGGCCAAATCCGTTTTCGGTCAGGTAGGCGTGGGTCATTGGCGTGCGTTGCCAGACATGGGCCACACCGTCGGTGCAGCAGGACAGCGCAAACCGGTCGTCCGCCCGGCCATCCACGCCAACATCCCGCGGCAGGACGGTGCCACGATAGGCAATCTGTGCACCCTTGGCTTCCAGGTTGGCAATTGTTACACGCGGGTTCGCTGGCCCGGCCGGAATGCCGCGTGGCGCTGCCTCGTCGATCATCGACGTCTGAAATGCCTTGAAACGCTGTCTCAGCGTCTTGGCTGAGTTCGCGCTTGGTTCATAGCCATCGAGGGCGGTTGCCGCCAGTTCTCCGGTGGCGCCGTCACGCAGTTCGTGAATCACCGTCAGCATATGGGGGCCGTCAAAGGCAATGCTGGAATGAACGGTGATCAGATCTCCTGTCCGCAGTTCTGCGTGAAAGCGCACATGCCGGACACGGCGGGCGCCGACCAGCGTTTCACTGAGCCCGGATAGCAGTCTGAACTGCCGGTCTGCCTCGTCAAACCGGCTGAAGTAAAACTGGACGTTCAGGTGATCATTTTCGTCGCATTCCCAGCGATTTACAAACGACAATAGGGTGGTTTGGATGGTCATAGTATGGTTTCGCGCACTCAGTGATATTGTTTTTAGGCCCACCAGAGGCAGGTCATTTGTTGCTGTCTTTGCAATGAATAGCAACCGCAAATTCAGACTATGGAAAACGAGTGTATCCGACGAATTGCTCGCAACTGAAGTTTATTATTCAACTGAATTTGCTATCTCACTAATCATGAGTTGTCTTTCAGGGTGCCTTGCAATTCTTTGGCTTGATTTTCGAGAGAACGCTAAGCGCAATTTCAAGAACGGACTTCGTAGAACTGACAGGTTCAAGTCGAGAACTTGCAACCTGGTTGGTTCATGGTCCCTGAATCAGCTCAAAATTTGTTGTCACCATGTTGAAGGTCCTGGCGGATGGGTCGCAAATCGGAGGTCGTTCACGCCTAGTCCGAAAGCATTGTTTGACTTGCGCGTTATCGGTGTTGCAAACATACTTCTCAAAGGCCGCAACAAAAGGGCTCTGCCTGAGAAATCTGGTCTGACTGAGCGCTGGGAGGAACGAGCGCACGGTCTCTCTGAGCAGGGAGAGCGAACTCAAGGCCCTCGAGGGAGGAACAGCAAGGTGTCGGCGACGTCGTATCGGTTCATTATCGCAGATGATCATCCCCTGTTTCGCGGTGCGCTGCGCCAGACGATCGAGACGCAGTACCCGACTGCTGCGATCGAGGAAGCAGGCGCGCTGGAAGACGTGACCGCCAGCCTGGAAAAGGACGGTGACGTCGATCTTATTCTCCTGGACTTGTCGATGCCGGGAATGCGCGGTTTTTCCGGGCTGATGTATCTGCGGGCACAATATGCCGGGGTGCCGGTGGTGGTGGTCTCCGCGAATGAGGACCCGCAGGCGATCCGGCGGGCCGTGGAGTTCGGCGCCTCGGGTTTCATTCCGAAGTCCCACGGTATTGAGGTGATCAGGGAAGCGATTTCCGAGATCATGACCGGCAATATGTGGACGCCGCCCGATGTCGACCTGACGGCGGACGATGGTAGTGGTGACCTCGTGCAACGCCTTGCAACGCTCACCCCGCAACAGGTGCGGGTGTTGATGATGCTGTCCGAAGGCCTGCTGAACAAACAGATTGCATATGAATTGTCGGTGTCAGAGGCGACCGTCAAGGCGCATGTTTCCGCCATTCTCCAGAAGCTGGGCGTGGAAAGCCGCACCCAGGCCGTGATTGCCGCCTCCAAAATCGAGGCAGGTCAGTGGCAGTTGGGCGGCGAGGCTACGGAAGCTGCGAACGCTCCCTAGGGCTGTCCCTGGTCGCCTAAATATGTGCCTGTCTTCGGCACCATCTCCTGAAGAGCACTTGGGCGGCAGGGATTGACCTGCCGTTTTTGTTTGGAAAGACGGACCTGAACCGTCTTCCCTGCGTCGCTCGGACAGCCCGACCGGCTGAATTTCAAGGCTCCTGATTTCTACCAGTTCTTTTACCGGAATTTCAGGGAATGGCGGTAACAATCGTCTTCGTGGGGCTGTGCGCCGCACAGTGCGGGACCCTATTGCGGAGACAAAATGCGGCTCAGCTCCAATTGGACACTGATCCTTGCGACCATTTGCATGGCGTTTTTCAGGCCGGGCAAATCGTTTTCTGCTGTGAGTCGCAGCCAGGGCCCGGAACAGGCTGGCAAGCAAGAAAGCAATCCCACGAAAGCGTTTTTGCTCGCCTTCGGTCACCCGGTCGTCGACGAGCAGGTGGCGCGCAAGGTCCGTGCGGCACAGATTGCCAGCATTGCGCGTCTGACGCCCTTCATCATCTTCGCCAATGTCATCAACACGATTGTCATTGCACTGTCGTTCCGGTCCTTTCTGCCGGTCGAGTATCTTGCTGCCTGGTTGATCGGCATTTGCGGGTTCCTGGCGTTCACGACGCACAAGTGGTTGAAGTCCCGCAAAGAGCCCGTCGAGTTCGTGTCCCGAAACGCGCTCAACAAAGCCGTTTTGCATGCAACGGTTTTCAGCAGCTTCTGGGCGGTGGTGCCAATTGCCGCCTTTGTCTCTGGGAACGCCAATGGGATCTGGATGGCCTCCTGCGTGACGATCGGCATGCTGTGTGGTGGCGGGTTTACGTTGGCCACAGTCCCACAGGCCGCGTTCCGCTGGGTGGGGATCCTCTATCTGGCGTCGCTGGTGTCTCTTGCGATCGGACCGAGCGCTGACATCTTGATGCTGTTTTTGCTGCTGACCAGCTACACGATGGTTGTCATTTGCAGCGTGGCTTCCGCAGGCTGGCTGTTTGCCTCGCATTTTTTGGCAGAAGCGGAACTCGAGCAGCGTGGCGAGCTGATCGCCCTGTTGCTCAACGAATTTGAAGAAAAGGCCAGCGACTGGATCTGGGAAGCCGACAGCGCGGGTCTTCTCCGCAACATTTCTGACCGGTTCCTGCATGCAAGTGGGCGCACGCGGTCGGAGCTTGAAACCAAGCGCATGGTCGATCTGGCCTATTCCCTCGACGAAGCCGAAGCACGCACGGCGCTGGTCAGGCTGGAAAACGCGTTTGACGAGCAAGAGGCGTTTCGGGACATCGTCATAGGCATTGACGTACAGGGCGAGGAGCGCTGGTGGTCCCTGGCCGCGCGACCGGTCATTGATGAACATGGCTCCTATGCGGGCTATCGCGGGGTGGCGTCCGACGTAACTGAAACGCGCAGGGCGAACGCTCTGGTCTCTCACCTTGCCGAACACGATTCTCTGACCGGTATCGGCAACCGAAGCTGGTTCCTCAAACAGGCCGAGATGCGGCTGGAGAGCCAGACCAGTTTCAGTGACGACACGCTGACCCTGTTCCTGATTGATCTGGACAATTTCAAGGTCGTGAACGACACCAGTGGCCACCCGGCAGGTGACGAGTTGCTGCGGCAGGTTGCCAGCAGGTTCAAGGTGATCGGCGGCGAGACGACGGTTCTGGCCCGGTTTGGAGGGGACGAGTTTGCCGCACTTGGCCGGTTCGAGAGCGACGAGGCTGCTCTGGCTTTTGCCAATGATCTGGTCAGCGCCGCTCGCAAGCCGTTCCGGATCGGCCGGCGCGATTTTGCGA
This genomic interval from Labrenzia sp. VG12 contains the following:
- a CDS encoding response regulator transcription factor; this translates as MSATSYRFIIADDHPLFRGALRQTIETQYPTAAIEEAGALEDVTASLEKDGDVDLILLDLSMPGMRGFSGLMYLRAQYAGVPVVVVSANEDPQAIRRAVEFGASGFIPKSHGIEVIREAISEIMTGNMWTPPDVDLTADDGSGDLVQRLATLTPQQVRVLMMLSEGLLNKQIAYELSVSEATVKAHVSAILQKLGVESRTQAVIAASKIEAGQWQLGGEATEAANAP
- a CDS encoding thioesterase family protein, giving the protein MTIQTTLLSFVNRWECDENDHLNVQFYFSRFDEADRQFRLLSGLSETLVGARRVRHVRFHAELRTGDLITVHSSIAFDGPHMLTVIHELRDGATGELAATALDGYEPSANSAKTLRQRFKAFQTSMIDEAAPRGIPAGPANPRVTIANLEAKGAQIAYRGTVLPRDVGVDGRADDRFALSCCTDGVAHVWQRTPMTHAYLTENGFGRVAVEMKLTWATPLKSGDTMIVLSGFTGVSAKTFAMRHHLFESRTSRLVATLDVIALTMDLEKRAAVELPPEAHQAINKMLID
- a CDS encoding bifunctional diguanylate cyclase/phosphodiesterase; the encoded protein is MLAFGHPVVDEQVARKVRAAQIASIARLTPFIIFANVINTIVIALSFRSFLPVEYLAAWLIGICGFLAFTTHKWLKSRKEPVEFVSRNALNKAVLHATVFSSFWAVVPIAAFVSGNANGIWMASCVTIGMLCGGGFTLATVPQAAFRWVGILYLASLVSLAIGPSADILMLFLLLTSYTMVVICSVASAGWLFASHFLAEAELEQRGELIALLLNEFEEKASDWIWEADSAGLLRNISDRFLHASGRTRSELETKRMVDLAYSLDEAEARTALVRLENAFDEQEAFRDIVIGIDVQGEERWWSLAARPVIDEHGSYAGYRGVASDVTETRRANALVSHLAEHDSLTGIGNRSWFLKQAEMRLESQTSFSDDTLTLFLIDLDNFKVVNDTSGHPAGDELLRQVASRFKVIGGETTVLARFGGDEFAALGRFESDEAALAFANDLVSAARKPFRIGRRDFAIGATVGYTRFRDSRDTLDDLMRKADIALYKAKEGGRGRALAFEYEMEREVLERRELESDLREAFEYEKLNVDFQPIVNARSGEVVSSEVLVRWLHPVRGEIPPDTFIPIAEHAGLILPLGSWVLKKACAAAALCPDLESVAVNLSPVQFMDPNLVDHVCAVLEETGFPPERLVLEITESVFLRDFGSAAAKLEKLRDRGIKIALDDFGTGYSSLSYLRQYKFDKIKIDKSFVDEIGERSDGLAIISAIIALAHNLGLEVTAEGVERQFQVDALRTLGCDTMQGYYFGKPDSNPMRIAQIRKEDWEDRSPSTAPRNPSDMRSVS